DNA from Nitrospira sp.:
TGATACGGGATCCAGCGTTGGCGACGGCGAGTTCCGGAATGTCGGTGAGCGGCGCGCCCCATTGAAGATTGCGGAATCCGTGCGGATCGTTCGCCATCGTGATGGCGGATGCGGGGGCGGCATACCCTGCGAGGAGCGCACCGAGAAACCAGACGCAGCTCGCGATGCGGGCAGGCGACCATATCGAAGCGGCAGAGGTCATGGTCTGCAAGCAGTCTCCTCCGGCACGCTACCACGGTTGCCGAGGCGACGGCAACTCTTCGTCCGCATCCTTGAGAATGGGAAACCCCTTGGCTATAATGCGCCTCTTGCGCGCGGACACCTCGCGCCGTTCCGTCAAGAGAGGCCTGGTTCATGATCGACAGCGACCTGTTCGTGCAAGCGCTCCAGGACATGGGCGTGAATTTTTTCACGGGTGTACCCGATTCGATTCTGGGCGGCATCATCGAAGAGCTGATGACGCGCAAGGTCTATACCCCCGCCGTCCGTGAAGACGAAGCGGTCGCCATGGCCGCCGGCGCCTACATGGCCGGAAAGATTCCCGCCGTCCTCATGCAGAACTCCGGGCTCGGGACCTCCCTGAACGCCCTCATCTCCTTGAACATGATTTATCGGCAGCCCTGCATCCTGATCGTTTCCTGGCGGGGCTTCGAAGGCAAAGATGCGCCGGAACATTTGGTGATGGGGGAGACGATGCTGCAATTGCTCGACACCATGAAAATTCCGCACCGGACCCTGTCGGAGCAGACAATGGCCGACGACCTCCGGTGGGTGAGCCAGACCTTCATGAAGCAACGGGTTCCGCTGGCGCTCGTCATCAAGAAGGGCGTCGTCAAGGGGTTGCATCCATGAGACCGGAAGAAGGCACCATGCAGAGCCGGGCACAGGCCATGGCCGCGCTGCTCGAATTGTTGACCGACCAGCCGGTCATCATCTGCAACGGCTTTCCGTCGCGTGAAGCGCACAAGATCGCCGACCGGCCGACCCATTTTTATATGATCGGCTCCATGGGAAACGCGCCGGCGATCGGGCTCGGCGTCGCACTCGCCAAACCTTCCAAACAGGTGATCGTCTTCGACGGTGACGGCAATGTCCTCATGGGGATGGGCACCCTGGCGACCGTGGGCGCCTTGAAGCCGAAGAATTTCATCCACGTGGTGTTCGACAACGAAGTGTACGGCACGACCGGGAATCAGCCGACGATTTCCAACGTCGTGCCGCTGGAAAAGGTGGCCAAGGCCGCAGGGTATGTCCATGTCGAGCGCGTCCTCGACCGGGACGACCTGGTGTACGAGTTCAAAGACATGCTGAAGAAAGAGGGGCCGAGCATGTTGCTGGTCAAGGTCAACGAGTTCGTCGAGGATGCCGGGCGAGTCCTGCATGAGCCGCCGGACATCACCGCCCGATTCATGAAAGCGATCGAATAGTGCGTCGTTCGTGACGCGCCGCCGGCGCCTCGTCCTGCGCTTCACGAGCGACCTGTCACGAAGAACGGAGTTCGCAGGTGATCTTACTCAATCCCGGTCCAGTCAATGTGTCCGAACGGGTGCGGCAGGCCTTGATGCGCCCCGATATCTGCCATCGAGAAGCGGAATTCTCCGACCTGTTGGGGCGAGTCCAACAAAAATTATTGACGGCGTTCGTGCCCGGGAACGAAGCGGACTACGTCGCGGTCTTGCTGACCGGCTCAGGCACTGCCGCGGTGGAATCCGCCATCATGTCGTGCCTCCCGATGGGAAAGCGTATGCTGGTGCTCAACAACGGCATCTACGGCGAGCGCATCTCCAACATGATCGGCCTGCACCGGCTCGGCGTGTCCGAACTCAAGTCGGAGTGGCATGTCAGGCCGGACCCGGAGCGGCTGCGCTTGGCCCTGCGCCAGCATCCCGAGGTCCATGCGGTGGCGATGGTGCACCATGAAACGACCACCGGCTTGATCAATCCCGTCAAGGAGATCGCCGAGGTCGTCGATAGTCAGAACCGCGTGTTCGTGCTCGATTCCGTGAGCGGCCTGGGAGGCGAGCCGATCGATATCGCCGGCTCTCACATCTATATGGTGGCGGGGACTGCCGGCAAATGCATTCAAGGATTTCCCGGCGTCTCGTTCGTCCTCCTTCGTAAGGGGTTTCTGGAGCGGATGCGAGGGTACCCGAAGCGATCCTGGTACCTGCATCTGACCCACTATGTCGACAATCAAGGGAAAGGGACCGTGCCCTTCACCCCGGCGGTGCAAGTTTATTATGCGTTTGAAGAGGCCCTCGACGAGTTGTTGGAGGAGGGGGTCGCCAATCGCATGAGGCGGTACAAGCTGACCGCCTCAAAGATTCGGGAACGCATGGGGCAACTGGGAATCAAAGCCTTGTTGCCGTCCGAATCCCAATCGAACACGATCACGGCATTCCATTTGCCGCCCGGCATCGATTACGCCACATTACACGATCAGCTGAAGGCCCGTGGCTATGTCATCTATGCCGGACAGGGACAATTGGAATCGAAGATCTTCCGCATCGCCAACATGGGTGCCCTGACCGAAGCGCAGATCCAAGGATTTCTGACGGCCTTCGAGCAGGTGCTTGCAGGTGCAAGTCGTCCATGAAAGCCGTCATCCTGGCCGCCGGGGTCGGCAAGCGCCTCTGGCCGATCACACAACACAAGCCGAAATGTCTGATCGAGATCGGGGGGCAGACGTTGCTGTCCCGCTATTTCGATGCGCTGGCCGGCGTCCGGATCAGAGAGGCCACCATCGTGGTCGGTTACAAGCAGGAGATGATCAGGGCGGCGGCCGGTTCGCAATGCCGCGGGGTGGACATTTCCTATCTGGTGAACGAGGAGTTTCACCGCGGCAGTATCTCGTCTTTGTGGGTCGCCCGGTCGGCATTGTCCGACGACGTGGTGATCATGGATGCGGATGTGTTGTTCCACCGTGAGATTCTGCGCTGCCTGGTGGAGTCGCCCTTTACGAACTGTCTGCTGATGGATGATACGGTGAAACAGACCGGCGAGGAATGCATGGTGGTGGTCCAGGGCGGACGGGTGATCGCCTTGAGCAAGAAGATGCCCGAGCGGTACGATGTGGCGGGAG
Protein-coding regions in this window:
- a CDS encoding Sulfopyruvate decarboxylase - alpha subunit, with protein sequence MIDSDLFVQALQDMGVNFFTGVPDSILGGIIEELMTRKVYTPAVREDEAVAMAAGAYMAGKIPAVLMQNSGLGTSLNALISLNMIYRQPCILIVSWRGFEGKDAPEHLVMGETMLQLLDTMKIPHRTLSEQTMADDLRWVSQTFMKQRVPLALVIKKGVVKGLHP
- a CDS encoding Choline-phosphate cytidylyltransferase; this translates as MKAVILAAGVGKRLWPITQHKPKCLIEIGGQTLLSRYFDALAGVRIREATIVVGYKQEMIRAAAGSQCRGVDISYLVNEEFHRGSISSLWVARSALSDDVVIMDADVLFHREILRCLVESPFTNCLLMDDTVKQTGEECMVVVQGGRVIALSKKMPERYDVAGEGVGFLKVCRADTAQVIDSLKGYIDQGRWEMEYEDGLSQYFRNVKVGHEKIGDLPWTEIDFPEDVTRAEREILPKL
- a CDS encoding 2-aminoethylphosphonate:pyruvate aminotransferase, whose translation is MILLNPGPVNVSERVRQALMRPDICHREAEFSDLLGRVQQKLLTAFVPGNEADYVAVLLTGSGTAAVESAIMSCLPMGKRMLVLNNGIYGERISNMIGLHRLGVSELKSEWHVRPDPERLRLALRQHPEVHAVAMVHHETTTGLINPVKEIAEVVDSQNRVFVLDSVSGLGGEPIDIAGSHIYMVAGTAGKCIQGFPGVSFVLLRKGFLERMRGYPKRSWYLHLTHYVDNQGKGTVPFTPAVQVYYAFEEALDELLEEGVANRMRRYKLTASKIRERMGQLGIKALLPSESQSNTITAFHLPPGIDYATLHDQLKARGYVIYAGQGQLESKIFRIANMGALTEAQIQGFLTAFEQVLAGASRP
- a CDS encoding Sulfopyruvate decarboxylase - beta subunit, translated to MQSRAQAMAALLELLTDQPVIICNGFPSREAHKIADRPTHFYMIGSMGNAPAIGLGVALAKPSKQVIVFDGDGNVLMGMGTLATVGALKPKNFIHVVFDNEVYGTTGNQPTISNVVPLEKVAKAAGYVHVERVLDRDDLVYEFKDMLKKEGPSMLLVKVNEFVEDAGRVLHEPPDITARFMKAIE